The genomic interval ACTACTACCGCACCGGACGAGGAACCAAACGCCCGTTGGTGCTGCTGCACGGCTTTTCCGACAATGGCCTGTGCTGGATTCGCGAGGCGCGCGGACTTGAGGCGGAATACGACGTAATCCTGCCGGATGCGCGGGCGCACGGCCGATCCGAGCGGATGCGTCCAGGCGATGCGGTGGATCTGGCTTCCGACGCGGCGGGGATCATCCGCGCGCTCGGGTTGAAACGCCCCGTCGTGGTCGGGCACTCCATGGGCGCGATGACCGCCTTCCAGGCCGGCGTGCGCTTTCCGGAGCTGGTCCGGGCCCTGGTGTTGGAGGATCCGCCCTGGAGGCTGCCGTCGCCGGTTCAGACTCCGATTCCGCACCCTCCCGAAAGCATGCCCATGGTGCAGTGGGCGGTAAACCTTCCCCATCAAAGCCTGGAGGAACTTCTGGCGCAAAACCGCCGCGATCATCCCGGCTGGCCTGAAGAGCTGGTGTGCGTGATGAGCGAAGCGAAAAAACAGCTCGATCCCGCGATCGTCTATCCATTGGTTGAGGAAGTGCAGACCCGGGAAACGGAATGGCTGAAGACCATCGGCCGCGTCGCCTGTCCGATGCTGGTCTTCACCGGCAACCCGGCCCTCGGTGGGTTGATGACCTCCGAGGCCGTTGCGAAAATCCGCGGGTTGAACCCCGCGGCGGAAATCGTCCACGTCCCCGATGCGGGCCACCTCATCCGATTTGATCGGTACGCCGTCTTCATGGAAGCCTTGCGCGGGTTCCTGAAACGGATCGATTACTGATCCAAGTCCTTTCCGAAGACCGGCACCTGTCAGGTCCCTGGGTCTGGCAGGTGCAAGATCCCTGACGTATGTCGGTTTACGTTC from Anaerolineales bacterium carries:
- a CDS encoding alpha/beta hydrolase, with protein sequence MPSRWTENDIQVSGARLHYYRTGRGTKRPLVLLHGFSDNGLCWIREARGLEAEYDVILPDARAHGRSERMRPGDAVDLASDAAGIIRALGLKRPVVVGHSMGAMTAFQAGVRFPELVRALVLEDPPWRLPSPVQTPIPHPPESMPMVQWAVNLPHQSLEELLAQNRRDHPGWPEELVCVMSEAKKQLDPAIVYPLVEEVQTRETEWLKTIGRVACPMLVFTGNPALGGLMTSEAVAKIRGLNPAAEIVHVPDAGHLIRFDRYAVFMEALRGFLKRIDY